A part of Pristiophorus japonicus isolate sPriJap1 chromosome 15, sPriJap1.hap1, whole genome shotgun sequence genomic DNA contains:
- the tmem229a gene encoding transmembrane protein 229A, with protein MNSKRRDAQRLLSSERPGQSSKKSRLPSSPPSSPFPSSRLKDLSGAESLGRPSPSLPTWMRLYFYGMHGITLDVLLSSAQRFVHTSDLKMLGFSSPYLGVVHSLAHFALEKLYLQKRNFQGRPLVFHLVLYPSVYVGLQTLVSRLVAGPASGSSLLTVLLHYLLALYDSQLFLKRFLRLQCHCPERGGGGGGGHSPPAERSSPPQGLPDSLRFVFYGMHGFLDEIFFTAVFNLVEKSDRTLLGHTSLWSFFMYGSCSFVVEKLYFYLHHRLGWPTWRRLPIYIVFIYTWELTWGLALRHYGACSWDYSHYPLNFMGLITLMYLPGWILLSYYQDVLSNVLLRVHCAKSKSSKTLFTNAKSRTA; from the coding sequence ATGAACAGCAAGCGACGCGACGCTCAGCGGCTCCTGTCCTCGGAGCGCCCCGGTCAGAGCAGCAAGAAGAGCCGGCTGCCTTCCTCGCCTCCCTCCTCGCCCTTCCCCTCCTCCCGGTTGAAGGATCTGTCCGGTGCTGAAAGCCTCGGCCGCCCCAGCCCTTCGCTGCCCACTTGGATGCGCCTGTATTTCTACGGCATGCACGGCATCACCTTGGACGTGCTGCTGTCCTCGGCGCAGCGCTTCGTCCACACCAGCGACCTGAAGATGCTGGGCTTCTCCTCACCCTACCTGGGTGTCGTGCACTCGCTCGCCCACTTCGCCCTGGAGAAGCTCTACCTGCAGAAGAGGAACTTCCAAGGGCGGCCCCTGGTCTTCCACCTGGTGCTCTACCCCTCGGTGTACGTGGGCCTGCAGACCCTGGTGAGCAGGCTGGTGGCCGGCCCGGCCTCGGGCTCCTCGCTGCTCACCGTGCTGCTCCACTACCTGCTCGCCCTCTACGACTCGCAGCTTTTCCTCAAGCGCTTCCTGCGGCTGCAGTGCCACTGCcccgagagaggaggaggaggaggcgggggtcacagCCCGCCGGCCGAGCGCTCCTCCCCGCCCCAGGGGCTGCCCGACTCCCTGCGCTTCGTCTTCTACGGCATGCACGGCTTCCTGGACGAGATCTTCTTCACCGCCGTCTTCAACCTGGTGGAGAAGTCGGACCGCACGCTGCTGGGCCACACGTCGCTCTGGTCCTTCTTCATGTACGGCAGCTGCAGCTTCGTGGTGGAGAAGCTCTACTTCTACCTACACCATCGCCTGGGCTGGCCCACCTGGCGGCGGCTGCCCATTTACATCGTCTTCATCTACACCTGGGAGCTGACCTGGGGACTGGCGCTCCGGCACTACGGCGCCTGCTCCTGGGATTACTCGCACTACCCGCTCAACTTCATGGGCCTCATCACCCTCATGTACTTGCCGGGATGGATCCTGCTCAGCTATTACCAGGACGTCTTGTCTAACGTGTTGCTACGTGTGCACTGTGCCAAGAGCAAAAGCTCCAAAACACTCTTTACCAACGCGAAAAGCAGAACAGCTTGA